The DNA segment GTGCATTGATGTCTTTGGAAATGAATGGGAAGAATTTCAGATAGCTCATATGTCAACCTCTGATGGTGTTGGGATTGAACTTTTTTCTTTTTTACACGGAAAAAAAGAAGCACCAGAATTTAACCCTTTTAATACAGGACTTTTCCATTTCTGTATACAAGATCCCGATATTGAAGATTTAACGAATAAAATTGTAGAAGCTGGAGGAAAACAAAGAATGCCAATTAGAGAATATTATCCAAAAGAAAAGCCTTATAAAATGGTTTATGTAGAAGATCCTTTTGGAATTATATTTGAAATATACACACACAGTTATGAGTTAACTTATTCTTCTGGAGCATATCAAAATTAATAATCCTTAAAATGAAAAAAATTATAATCTTATTTGTTACTATAGCATTGTTTAGTTGCAAGTCAAACAAAGTAAATATTGAAACTATTGTAGCTTTTAAAGGACAGCAAGTTACAGGTGTATCAGTTTCTGATAAAGGACGTATGTTTGCTAATTTTCCACGTTGGAGAGCAGGAGTTGAAAATTCAGTTGTTGAAGTGCTCCATAATGGAGAATCAATTCCTTTTCCTAATCAAAAATGGAACAGTTGGAAATTAGAAACACCTACCTCAGACAGCGTGTTTGTAGCAATACAGTCCGTTGTAGCTTTTGAAAATATGTTATATGTTCTGGATACTAGAAATCCTTTATTTAATGGTGTTATAGAGAACCCAAGGGTTTTTGCTTTTGACTTAAATACGAATCAACTCAAAAAAACCTTTCAATTAAACGAAGCTAGTTTTCATAAAGATTCATATATCAATGATTTACGTGTAGATAAGAAAAATGGAAAAATGTATCTGACAGATTCTGGTCATGCTGGACTTGTTGTGCTTGATATGAACTCTGGAAAATCAGTTAGGGTATTAGATAATCATAAATCTACATTAGCGGAGGTAAATCAACTCACTTTTGATAATGGCGTGTGGAATAATACTGTACATTCAGACGGAATAGCCTTAGACACTCAAAATGACATTTTATACTTCCATGCGCTTACTGGCTATGATTTATATGCTATTGCAACAGATAAACTAATATCAAACAATCTTCAAGAAATTGAAGAAAGTGTAAAATTTGTATCAAAAACAGCAGCACCCGACGGAATGATTATGGGTAATACAGGAAACCTGTTTTATGCAGATTTGGAAAATAATTCAATTAACAAACTAAATCTTTCTAATGGTAAAATAAGTGTTGTTGCCAAAGGTA comes from the Saccharicrinis fermentans DSM 9555 = JCM 21142 genome and includes:
- a CDS encoding lactoylglutathione lyase family protein, with the translated sequence MNIKNYPKSFSHIGITVPNIKEAVKFYSEVMGWYVIMEPSTVKKETDTAIGQMCIDVFGNEWEEFQIAHMSTSDGVGIELFSFLHGKKEAPEFNPFNTGLFHFCIQDPDIEDLTNKIVEAGGKQRMPIREYYPKEKPYKMVYVEDPFGIIFEIYTHSYELTYSSGAYQN
- a CDS encoding L-dopachrome tautomerase-related protein is translated as MKKIIILFVTIALFSCKSNKVNIETIVAFKGQQVTGVSVSDKGRMFANFPRWRAGVENSVVEVLHNGESIPFPNQKWNSWKLETPTSDSVFVAIQSVVAFENMLYVLDTRNPLFNGVIENPRVFAFDLNTNQLKKTFQLNEASFHKDSYINDLRVDKKNGKMYLTDSGHAGLVVLDMNSGKSVRVLDNHKSTLAEVNQLTFDNGVWNNTVHSDGIALDTQNDILYFHALTGYDLYAIATDKLISNNLQEIEESVKFVSKTAAPDGMIMGNTGNLFYADLENNSINKLNLSNGKISVVAKGKQIRWADSFSIYDNTLYYTNSRINEAQNDISKMEFSINKIKLK